The following coding sequences are from one Panicum hallii strain FIL2 chromosome 5, PHallii_v3.1, whole genome shotgun sequence window:
- the LOC112891409 gene encoding ABC transporter B family member 4-like, which translates to MDATASGGGDQNGTGRDAGEKKDAAAAAKKVSLLGMFRYADRLDVLLMVVGAAGAVANGVAEPLMTILFGNVIDSFGDSTAQSIIRSVSKVVLNFIYLGIGAAVASFLQVSCWTMAGERQSARIRSLYLNAVLRQDIAFFDTELTTGQAVSRMSSDTIVIQDALGEKAGKLLQLASAFFGGFVIAFTRGWLLTLVMLTSLPLIAIAGAVSAQFLTRVSSKKLTSYGDAGDTVEQTIGAIRTVVSFNGEKKAVAMYKNLIKKAYKTDILEGLINGFGMGSVFCILFSSYGLAFWYGGKLIVDKGYTGGKIITVLFAVLTGATSLGNATPSLSAIAEGQSAAYRLFETIERKPEIDSGDTSGMVLEDIKGDVELKDVHFRYPSRPDQLILDGLSLQVASGTTMAIVGESGSGKSTVISLVERFYDPQAGEVLIDGINIKNIRLSWIREKIGLVSQEPVLFMTSIKDNIMYGKEDATLEEIKRAAELANAANFIDKLPNGYDTLVGQRGAQLSGGQKQRIAIARAILKDPKILLLDEATSALDVESERIVQEALNRIMVERTTLVVAHRLSTVRNVDCITVVRQGKIVEQGPHDALVKDPNGAYSQLIRLQESHADERRKQADSGLPDSRSKSTSLSLRRSMNKDSFGNSNRYSFKNSLGLSAELHEDRITGGQKTEELSDVVAHKKASIGRLFKLNTPEVPVLLLGSIAAAVHGVIFPLFGILMSGVIKSFYEPPDKLKKDTSFWALISVVMGVASLISIPAEYSLFAIAGGKLIERIRTLSFQSIVHQEVGWFDHASNSSGALGTKLSVDALNVRRLAGDNLALIVQSIASLTTGFVIAFAADWRLALIITCVIPLVGAQGYAQVKFLKGFNEDAKEMYENASQVATDAVGSIRTVASFCAEKSVVATYNEKCEALRKQGIRSGIVGGLGYGFSFLILYLTYGLCFYVGAQFVRQGKTTFPDVFKVFFALVLASIGVSQASALASDATKARDSAISIFSILDRKSKIDSSSNDGMALDNVTGNIDFNNVSFKYPQRPDVQIFSDFTLHIPSGKTAALVGESGSGKSTIIALLERFYDPDSGGISLDGVEIKSLKVRWLRDQMGLVGQEPVLFNDTIRANITYGKHGEVTEEEVMAVAKAANAHEFISGLPQGYDTVVGEKGIQLSGGQKQRVAIARAIIKDPKILLLDEATSALDAESERIVQDALDRVMVSRTTIVVAHRLSTIKGADMIAVLKEGKIVEKGRHEALMRIKGGAYASLVELRSKS; encoded by the exons AGGTCTCGTGCTGGACGATGGCTGGAGAAAGGCAGTCAGCCCGCATCCGTTCTTTATACCTCAACGCTGTCCTGAGACAAGATATTGCATTCTTCGATACGGAGCTGACAACGGGCCAAGCAGTTTCCAGGATGTCCAGCGATACCATCGTGATTCAGGACGCTCTTGGCGAGAAG GCGGGAAAGCTTCTACAGCTCGCATCTGCCTTTTTTGGGGGTTTTGTAATAGCATTCACAAGAGGCTGGCTCCTCACTCTTGTCATGCTAACATCACTACCGCTAATTGCTATTGCCGGTGCAGTTTCTGCACAGTTTCTAACCAGGGTTTCTAGCAAGAAACTGACATCTTATGGGGATGCTGGGGACACAGTTGAACAGACAATCGGAGCTATACGCACA GTAGTTTCGTTCAATGGTGAGAAAAAAGCTGTTGCAATGTACAAAAATTTGATCAAGAAGGCATACAAGACTGATATTTTGGAAGGCCTCATCAATGGTTTTGGCATGGGATCTGTCTTCTGCATTTTGTTCAGCAGCTATGGCCTAGCTTTCTGGTATGGTGGAAAACTAATCGTTGACAAAGGCTATACTGGAGGGAAGATTATCACAGTTTTGTTTGCTGTGTTAACTGGTGCTAC TTCTTTAGGTAATGCAACACCCTCTTTATCTGCGATTGCCGAGGGTCAGTCTGCAGCATACAGATTGTTTGAAACCATTGAAAGGAAACCAGAGATAGATTCAGGTGATACCAGCGGCATGGTCTTAGAAGATATCAAGGGTGATGTCGAGCTAAAAGATGTCCACTTTCGCTACCCTTCAAGACCTGATCAATTGATATTAGATGGATTGTCATTACAAGTGGCCAGTGGGACAACAATGGCCATAGTTGGAGAGAGTGGAAGTGGCAAGTCAACTGTTATCAGCCTAGTTGAACGATTCTATGATCCACAGGCTGGTGAAGTTCTGATAGACGGCATTAACATCAAGAACATTAGGCTCAGTTGGATAAGAGAGAAGATCGGTCTGGTCAGCCAAGAACCAGTGCTCTTTATGACCTCCATTAAAGATAACATCATGTACGGTAAAGAAGATGCGACACTTGAAGAGATCAAGAGAGCAGCTGAGCTTGCAAATGCAGCAAACTTCATCGACAAGTTGCCGAAT GGCTATGATACATTGGTTGGGCAACGTGGCGCACAGCTTTCTGGAGGACAGAAACAAAGAATTGCAATAGCAAGAGCCATCCTTAAAGATCCAAAAATACTTTTGCTTGATGAAGCAACAAGTGCATTGGATGTGGAATCTGAGCGGATAGTTCAGGAGGCACTGAATAGGATAATGGTGGAAAGGACCacacttgttgttgctcatcgTTTGAGTACTGTAAGGAATGTTGACTGCATAACAGTTGTTCGTCAAGGGAAAATAGTTGAACAAG GCCCTCATGATGCACTGGTGAAGGATCCTAATGGGGCTTACTCCCAGCTTATTAGGCTACAAGAGAGTCATGCCGATGAAAGGCGTAAACAAGCAGACTCTGGGCTACCAGATTCCAGATCAAAAAGCACCAGTTTGTCACTTAGACGGTCAATGAATAAAGATTCTTTTGGTAATAGCAACAGATATTCCTTCAAGAACTCCTTAGGATTGTCAGCTGAATTACATGAAGATAGGATCACAGGTGGACAGAAAACAGAAGAGCTCTCTGATGTTGTGGCACATAAGAAAGCATCAATAGGACGTCTCTTCAAGCTAAACACACCAGAAGTGCCAGTTCTTCTGTTAGGCTCTATAGCAGCAGCGGTACATGGAGTCATTTTCCCATTGTTTGGTATATTAATGTCTGGTGTTATAAAATCATTCTATGAACCACCAGATAAGCTGAAAAAGGATACTAGCTTTTGGGCTCTTATATCTGTTGTTATGGGGGTTGCAAGTTTGATTTCAATCCCAGCAGAATATTCTTTGTTTGCGATTGCTGGTGGCAAGCTTATAGAGCGTATCCGTACTTTGTCATTTCAAAGCATTGTGCACCAAGAAGTTGGTTGGTTTGACCATGCCTCGAATTCAAG TGGGGCGCTTGGTACAAAGCTCTCAGTTGATGCCTTAAATGTCCGGCGCTTAGCAGGAGATAATTTGGCCCTTATAGTGCAGTCCATAGCTTCATTAACAACTGGATTTGTTATAGCCTTTGCTGCAGACTGGAGACTTGCACTGATCATCACATGTGTGATTCCTTTGGTAGGCGCGCAAGGTTATGCTCAAGTAAAGTTCTTGAAGGGGTTTAATGAAGATGCAAAG GAGATGTATGAAAATGCAAGTCAAGTTGCAACTGATGCTGTTGGTAGTATCAGAACTGTAGCATCTTTCTGTGCTGAGAAAAGTGTGGTCGCAACATacaatgagaaatgtgaagctCTACGGAAACAGGGAATTCGAAGTGGAATTGTTGGAGGGCTTGGTTATGGCTTTTCATTCTTAATTTTGTATCTCACATATGGTCTTTGTTTCTATGTTGGTGCACAGTTTGTACGTCAGGGAAAAACTACTTTTCCAGATGTTTTTAAG GTTTTCTTCGCCTTAGTTTTGGCATCTATTGGGGTTTCACAGGCTAGTGCACTGGCTTCTGATGCAACAAAGGCAAGGGATTCTGCTATATCCATTTTCAGTATTTTGGATAGGAAGTCAAAAATCGACTCAAGTAGCAATGATGGGATGGCACTGGATAATGTCACTGGCAACATTGATTTCAACAATGTCAGTTTCAAGTACCCGCAACGCCCTGATGTCCAGATATTCAGTGACTTTACCTTGCACATTCCTTCTGGAAAG ACAGCAGCACTTGTTGGAGAGAGTGGTAGTGGCAAGTCCACCATAATTGCTTTACTGGAGCGTTTCTATGATCCTGATTCTGGTGGAATCTCACTAGATGGTGTTGAAATTAAAAGCCTAAAAGTTAGGTGGCTAAGGGATCAAATGGGGCTGGTAGGCCAGGAGCCAGTGCTTTTCAATGACACAATCCGTGCCAACATAACGTATGGGAAACATGGTGAGGTAACAGAGGAAGAGGTTATGGCTGTGGCCAAGGCAGCCAATGCCCATGAGTTCATATCAGGCTTGCCACAAGGATATGACACCGTGGTGGGTGAGAAAGGAATTCAGCTATCTGGTGGGCAGAAACAACGGGTAGCTATTGCAAGGGCCATAATCAAGGATCCTAAGATACTACTTCTTGATGAAGCCACCAGCGCCCTGGATGCTGAATCTGAGCGCATCGTTCAAGATGCATTGGACCGAGTCATGGTTAGCCGCACCACCATTGTGGTGGCACACCGCCTCTCCACGATCAAAGGGGCTGATATGATTGCGGTCCTAAAGGAAGGGAAGATTGTAGAGAAGGGAAGGCATGAAGCCCTGATGCGCATCAAGGGTGGAGCCTACGCTTCATTAGTAGAGCTCCGCTCGAAATCTTAA